The nucleotide sequence CCCGTCACTCTCCGGAACCGCTCAGAGCGGCGAGGGACCATGGCCGACCCGGATGGGTGGTCCTCGTCGTGCCCCACTTTGCTCCACCACGCTGATCAGGCATAACGCCGAGCGTGCCGAAAGTTTCTGGGAATCTGCGGTCGAAAGTGGGGGTCAGTGGGGTAATGTGGCAGACGTTGGGGCGAGAGGGAGGTGACGGAGGTGGCGAGTGGCGTACAACGGCTTTCTCGGCACCTTCACGCCCCGGATGGACGACAAGGGGCGGGTCACCCTGCCGGCGCGGTACCGAGAGGCCTTTGCTCCCGGAATCATGCTGGTGCGTGGACAGGACCACTGTCTGTTCCTCTTCACGCCGGAGGGCTTCGAGGATTTCGCGGAGGAGGCCATCAACGCCTCGGTGACGGACGAACGAGCTCGCGGTTTCCAGCGCTACATGCTGTCCAACACCGACGACCAACGGCCGGACACGCAGGGCCGGATCAGCATCCCGGCCCGCATGCGTGAGTACGCCGGCCTGACCAAGGATGTGGTCATCGCCGGGGTCGGGAAGCGCATGGAGGTCTGGGACGCCGCGGAATGGGCCAGGTACGAGGCAGCCCAGGAGGCCGGGTATGCCTCGCCGGCCAAGGACCTGCTGATCCAGACCTGATCGGCAGCAACGACATTCGGTCGCGCAGTACGGCCGTTGCAGTACCGCACCGCCCGAGCAACGCAGTTCGTGCCACCCGGCCTACACCCGATTCAGACCTGACACGACTTCCCCCGTGCCAGGCCCGAGCCGGGTGGGGACCAGAGGGCATGAGCCGCAGGATGTCTCGCATCATTCGTGTACCGCAGCACCGCACCTCCGCATTGATGGATCGCACTTCCGCAACGATGAACTGCCCGGACGCAGAAGGGGACTACTCGATGGCCCCCGATCTGGTCGATCGCGACAGTCCCCCCGGAGACAGCCCCGCCGGTGACGAAGCCGGCCGGATCCACCTCCCCGTCCTCGCGGCGCGGATCACCTCGCTGCTGCTCCCGGCTTTCGAGACCACCGAGAACCCGGTCTTCGTGGACGGCACCCTGGGCATGGGCGGCCACACCCTTCTGTTGCTCGCCGCCCACCCCACGCTGCGGGTGATCGGCATCGATCGCGACCCGGCCGCCCTGGAGATTGCCGGAACACGCATTGCGGCAGCAGGTTTCACGGATCGCGTGGAGTTGGTCCACGCGACCAACGACAAGGTGGCCCAGGCCGTCCGGCGTCGGGCCAAGGGCGGGGTGCAGGGCGTTCTGTTCGACCTCGGTGTCTCCTCCCTGCAGTTGGACCTGGCCGACCGTGGCTTCGCCTACTCGGTGGACGCACCACTGGACATGCGAATGGACCCGACCACCGGCGTCACCGCCGCGGAAGTCCTGAACACCTACACCCCAGGGGATCTCGCACGGGTGCTCAGTCGCTACGGCGAGGAGAAGTTCGCCAAGAAGATCGCCTACGCGATCGTCAGGGAACGCGCCAAGGAGCCGTTCCGGACCAGCGCCCGCCTCGTCGAACTGCTCTATGCGGAGATCCCGGCACCGGCCAGACGGACGGGAGGGCACCCGGCCAAGCGCACCTTCCAGGCGCTGCGCATCGAGGTCAACGACGAACTGGGAGTCCTGACCGCTGCGGTGCCGGGCGCTCTGGACGCGCTGGCCGTCGGCGGCCGGATCGTCGTCATGTCGTTCCAATCCTTGGAGGACCGGATCGTCAAGCATGCGATCGCGCCGGGTACCCGGTCGACTGCTCCGGTCGATCTGCCGGTGGACCTGCCCGGCCACGAACCCAGGTTCAGATGGCTCACCCGAGGGTCGGAGACTCCGACCGACTTCGAGATCAGCGAAAACCCGCGGGCTGCCTCGGCCCGGTTGCGGGCAGCGGAGCGCGTACGAAAGGCGACCGGATGACGGCCCAGGAAACAGAGCGGATCGACCCGCCTCTACGCGGTCCGGGCGCGGCCCGCACCGCCTCGACGAAATCGTCCGGCAAAGCCTACGACCGTCGGATTCGTCGGCAGCAGCAGGTTCGGGGGAGCCGTCTCACCAGAACCGGCTCACCCATCGCCGCCGCGCTGACCCGCGTCCCGTTCGTCGCTCTCGTACTGCTCCTGCTCGCCGGTGGTGTGGTCGGGGTCCTCTACCTGAACACCGTCTCCGATGCGGCCGGCCTGAGGGCGAGCCAGAGCCGGTTGGCGCAGATGGATGTGGAGGCCCGGATCGAGGCGGACAGCAAGGAGATCGCCGCGATGAAGGACCCCGCACATCTGGCGGACGAGGCCAGGGCACTCGGTCTGGTCCCGCCGGGCGACACCGCAATCATCAGGATCGACGCCGACGGCAAGCTCACCGTGATCGGCAACCCGACACCCGTGCCCGCTCTGACGTCGGCGGCGGTGGCGACCACGTCGCCGCCTGCGCCGCCGGCCACCCCCCAGGCGGTGGCGCGGACCAGTGTGACGGCGGCCGTCGTTCCGGTCCCGACGAAGGCCACGGCCCCGAAGGCCATCGCACCCGACGCCACGACGCCCAAGGCCACTGCACCCAAAGCCGCCGCACCCAAAGCCACTGCACCCAAAGCCACTGCGCCGAAGACCACTGCGCCGAAGACCACTGCGCCGAAGACCACTGCGCCGAAGACCACGGCGCTCAAGACCACGGCGCTCAAGACCACTGCGCCCAAGTCCACTGCACCCAAGGCCACATCGGCCGGCACCGCGGCCCGGGCGACCGGGTCTCCGCAGACCACGACCACCACAGGAGCCCGGCCATGACCGTCGGACGTCCGGCTGATGCCGGTGATCTGCGCCGCGGACAGCGGCCCCCACCCGCGACCCGGGAGCGCGACCGACCCTCGGCGGCGCGTGGCGAAACCGGTGCCCGTCCGCGCCCCCGGCCGCAGCCGGCCCCGGTCGGTCGGCAGCGGAAGTCGGTCTCCCAGCGAGGACGCCGCACCAGACGGGACAGCGGCGCGCGGGTCAACGTCAAGATGCGCACCAGGGCCGCATTGATCGTCGTGGTGACGCTGCTCGCGATCGCGCTGGGCAAACTGGTCACCATCCAGACGTTCGATGCCAAGGCGCTGGCCGCCACCGGACTGCAGCAGAACCAGCACAAGTACGTCCTGCGCGCCGAGCGGGGCTCGATCACCGATCGCAACGGCGCTCCACTGGCATTCAGCATCGAGGGACGGGCGATCGCGGCCCACCCGTCCTTCTTCCAGAACGACGCCCAGCGGTCGAAGGTCGCGGACATCCTGGTCGCGGCGCTGGGGTCCACCGTCAACAGGGCCGATCTGATGACGAGGATGATGTCGAAGAACAAGTACGTCTACCTCGCGCGCAGCGTGATGCCCGCGCTGGCCGACTCGGTCATGGCGAAGATCGCCAAGGTGCTGGTGGACAAGAAGGCCGATCCGGAGGTCCAGAACAGGCTGGCCAATGCCGTGGCCACCGAGGTCCAGGACATCCGGAGCGAACCGGACGGTGCGCTGGCGGCCTCGGTGGTCGGGAGCACCGGCTGGAACGGCTTCACGGAGACCACCTTCGGCCAGGCCGGCGTCGAGTCGAAATTCAACGCCCTGCTGTCCGGCCGGAACGGGTCGAGGCTGGTGCAGGTCGACAGCGCCGGCATCGCGATCCCGAACACCGCCACCGATGTCACCCCGGCGGTCGACGGCACCAGCATCAAGCTGAGCATCGACCAGGATCTGCAGTACAGCGCGGAGCAGATGCTCACCGCCCAGGTCCAGGCCTCCCAGGCGAAGGGCGGCTGCGCCATCGTCAAGGGCATCAGTGACGGCCAGATCTACGCGATGACCTGTTCCTACACCGGCAAGACCGCCGCACAGATAGGCAACCCGGCGGTCACCACACCCTTCGAACCCGGTTCGGTCAACAAGGTCGTCACCTTCGCGGCCGCTCTGGAAAGTGGCCTCATCGACCCGAAGACCCAGTTCTCGGTGGACGGTCAGATCTCGATCGGCGGCCGGAACATCCACGACGCCTGGGTGCACAGCCCGATCAGGATGACGGCGACGGGCATCCTGGCCAAGTCCTCGAACGTCGGGACGCTGATGATCGCCCAGAAGGTGGGTCCGACCGCGTTCGCCCGGGAACTCGGCAAGTACGGGCTCGGCAAGAAGACCGGAATCGAACTGCCGGGCGAGTCCGCCGGCAGCTACCCGGCCCAGAGCCAGTGGTCGGCCACCAGTTTCGCGAACCTGCCCATCGGCCAGGGCGTGAGCATGACGTTGCTGCAGCTCGTCGACATGTACCAGGCCATCGGCAACAAGGGCGTGATGGTCGCGCCGACGATCATCGCGGGCACCACCAAGAACGGCGTCTACACACCGTCCAGGATCAGGTCGACGACGCAGGTCATGAAGCCGGCCACCGCCTCCACGCTGCTGGACATGCTGCGCGGCACGGTCCAGTCCGGGGACTACGACCACAAGGGCACCGGGACGTCGGCCGCCATCATCGGCTACCAGGTGGCCGGGAAGACCGGGACCGCCCAGCAGGTCGACCCGGTGACGCACGCCTACTCGTCGACGTTGACCAACGCCACGTTCGCCGGTGTGGTGCCGGCGGACAACCCCAGATACGCGATCGCGATCATGTTGGACGCGCCGGTCAACGGTTCGGAGGGTGGTGACAGCGCCGCACCGCTGTTCCACCGGATCGCCTCCTACGCCATGCGGGAGGCGGATGTCGCGCCCTCGGCCTCCCCGGCGCCCATCTACGACCTGTATCTGCAGTAGATGAATTCCGGGCGAGCCACCACCGGGCACCGGGCCGGGTAGCCTTCACCGACGTGTCCACATCACCTTCGCCCGCCGCCGGCGGGCTGCGACCGAACGCTGTCGTCGGCGTCCCACTTGGTGCACTCGCCCGCCTGGCGGGGGTAGAACCCTCGGCGCTGGTCGGATCAGCGGGCTCCGCCGACCGGACGGTCACCGGCATCACGCTGCGCGCACAAGCTGTCCGCCCGGGCGACATGTTCGCGGCGCTCCCGGGCACCAGGGTGCACGGCGCGGTGTTCGCGGGTGACGCGGTGCGTGCCGGCGCGACCTCCATCCTCACCGACCGCGCGGGCTTGGCCGCGATCCGCAGCGGTTCACCTGACGCCGGTTCGTCCGAGACAGGTCCCTCCGATGCCGGCCGGGCCGAAACCGGTTCGGCGGACCCGGGACCGGCGGTGCCGGTGCTGGTGGTGGAGGACGCCCGGTCGGTCCTGGGCGCCGTGTCCTCGAGCATCTACGGCGATCCGTCGAGCGCGCTGGCCGTCATCGGCGTCACCGGTACCTCGGGCAAGACGACGACCGGATATCTGCTGGAGGCGGCGTTGTCGGCGCAGGGCCACCGCACCGGTCTGGTGGGCACCGTGCAGACCCGGATCGCAGGTGTGGCCAGCAGGAGCCAATTGACCACTCCGGAGGCTCCCGACCTCCAGGGGCTGTTCGCGCTGATGGTCGAGCAGGGCGTCGACGCCGTCGCCATGGAGGTGTCCTCGCACGCCCTCTCGCTCGGCCGGGTGGCCGGAACACGTTTCGAGGTAGGCGCTTTCACGAATCTTTCCCAGGATCATCTGGACTTCCACCCCGACATGGAGTCCTACTTCCAGGCCAAGGCGCTGCTGTTCGACGGCCGGGCGCGCGCCGGTGTGATCGACATCGACGACCACTACGGACGCCGGTTGGCCCGGATGCACCCCGACGCGGTGACGGTGTCGGCGGCCGGCGACGCCGAGGCGGGCTGGTCGGTCACCGACGTCGTCGCCTTCTCGGCGGGGCACCAGCGTTTCACGGTCCGGCGGCCGTCGGGCGAAGGCCTCGAGGTCGAACTGGCGCTGCCCGGCCGCTTCAACGTCTCGAACGCGGTCGTCGCGCTGGCGTGCGTCGACGCCGCAGGGCGGGACGTGGAGGTGGCCGCGGCGGCGCTCACCGATGTGGTCGTACCCGGCCGGATGGAGCGGGTCGACGGTGGCCAGGGTTTCCTCGTCGTGGTCGACTACGCCCACAAGCCGGCCGCCCTGTCGGCCGTGCTGGAGGCGATCTCGGCCGGGCTGACCGGCCGGCTCATCGTGGTGGTCGGTGCCGGTGGGGACCGGGACACCGGCAAGCGGCCGGTGATGGGCGAGGTCGCGGCCCGGCTCTCCGACCTGTTGATCGTCACCGACGACAATCCCCGCTCCGAGTCGCCGGCGTCCATTCGTGCTGCGATCCTGCTGGGCACCAAGGGAAACCACGGTCGCCCGCGCGGCGGCAAGGTCCAGGTGGTGGAGATCGGTGATCGGCACGAAGCCATCAGAACGGCCATCGCGGCATCCCGTCCCGGCGACGCCGTGGTGATCGCCGGCAAGGGGCACGAGCAGGGCCAGGACGTCGGGGGTGTCGTGCATCCGTTCTCCGATCGCGCCGAGGTGCAGGCCGCACTGGCCGAACTCGGGTTCGGAAGTGCCGCAGACGCGAACCTTTCGCGCCCGACCGGCGGGGACCGCAGATGATTGGCCTGACGATCCGCGAGATCGCCGCAGCCATCGGTGTTCCCGTTCCGGTCGAGGTCGCGGACACTGTGGTGACGAGCGTCGAGTTCGACACCCGCAAGGTGGTTCCGGGCGCACTATTCGTGGCACTGGTCGGCGAGCGGGTCGACGGTCACTCCTTCGTCGCGGCGGCCGCCGCAGCGGGCGCGGTGGCCGTGCTCGGCTCGGCACGACTGCCGGGTCGGGAGCTGCCGTTGCTCGAAGTCGACGACAACGACGCTGTGCTGCAGGCTCTCTCGGAAATCGCCAGGGTCAGTGTCGCGCAATTGGTCGCCGAGCACGGCCTCGCCGTGATCGGGGTGACCGGCTCGGCCGGCAAGACCTCGACGAAGGACATGATCGCCTCGGTGCTGCGGGCCGGGTTCGGAGGCGACTCCGTGGTCGCGCCGCCGGAGTCGTTCAACAACGAACTGGGTCACCCCTACACGGCGCTCCGGGCCGGCCCCGGTACCAGGTTCCTTGTGCTCGAGCTGTCGGCGCGCGGAATCGGGCACATCGCGGCGCTGGCGGCGATCGCGCCGCCGCGGATCGGAGCGGTGCTCAACGTCGGCACCGCGCACATGGGTGAATTCGGGTCGGTGGCAGCGATCGCCCAGGCCAAGGGTGAACTCGTCGAGGCGCTGCCGGCCGCGGCCGACGGCGGGGTGGCGATCCTGAACGCCGACGATCCACGCGTGCTGGCGATGGCCGACCGGACCACCGCCGAGGTCGTCACGGTCGGCACCGGGGCGGGCGCGACCGTCAGGGCCGAGGACGTGGTCACCGACAGTGGAGCCCGTGCCCACTTCCAACTGGTGACACCGGAGGGTTCGGCCAGTGTCGCCCTCGGCGTCGTCGGTGCGCACCAGGTGTCGAACGCGCTGGCGGCCGCTGCGGTCGGCCGCGCGGTGGGAATGGCCGTGGCGCAGGTGGCCTCGGCCCTGACCGAGGCGAGGGCCCTGTCCAGATGGCGGATGGAGATCACCGAGCGCGCAGACGGTGTCACCGTCGTCAACGATTCCTACAACGCCAACCCCGACTCGATGAAGGCTGCGCTCCAGGCCCTTGCGGTGATCGGCGAGCACCGCCGCACCTGGGCGGTCCTGGGCGAGATGGCCGAACTGGGCCCGCTCTCCCGCCCGGCCCATGACGAGATCGGGCGACTCGCCGTCCGGCTCGGCGTCGACCGGCTGATCGTCGTCGGGCAGTCCGCCAGGGCCCTGCACCTCGGCGCCCACCTGGAGGGGTCCTGGGGGGGCGAGAGCGAGATCGTCGACGACGTGCCGGCCGTGCTGGCCGTGCTGGCCCGTGATCTCGAGGCGGGCGACGTCGTCCTGATCAAGGCGTCCAGATCCGTCGGCCTCGACCGCGTGGCCACCGCCCTGCTGACCCCCGCAGCAACGACCGGTGCAGTACCGACCGGTGCAGGGCCGACCAGCGAGCAGGAGATGACGTGAAATCCATCCTGATCGCGGCCGTCGTCGGGTTGGTCGTGTCGATCCTGCTGACCCCCTACCTGATCAAGGTCTTCTCCCGTCAGGGATTCGGCCAGGAGATCCGGGACGACGGCCCGCAGACCCACCTGAAGAAGCGCGGTACGCCGACGATGGGCGGCACCGCCATCATCATCGCGATGTGGGCCGGCTACATCGTGTCCATCGGCGTGCAGATGGCCGGTGGGGGGGCCGGCCCGACCGCGTCCGGATGGCTGCTGCTCTACCTGACCACCGGGCTGGGCACCGTCGGGTTGCTGGACGACTACATCAAGATCCGGCGGCAGCGCAGCCTCGGGCTGAACAAGCGGGCCAAGCTGATCGGCCAGACCTTCATCGCGGTGTCCTACGGTGTCCTGGCGCTGATGTTCAAGAACGGCAAGGGCCTGGCCCCGGCGTCCGAGCACCTCTCCTACGCCAGGGATCTCAAGTTCATCACGTTCGGTGCCATCGGTTTCGTGGTGTTCGCGATCCTGGTCATCGCCGCATGGTCGAACGCGGTCAACTTCACCGACGGACTCGACGGCCTGGCCGCCGGCTCGTCGGTGATGGTGCTGGGCACGTACGTCTTCATCTGCTTCTACCAGTTCCGCAACGCCTGTCCGATTCCCGGGATCACCTCCGACATGACGGCGGCCGCGTTGAACGGTTGCTACTCGGTGCGCGATCCGCTGGACATCGCCGTGGTCGCCGCCGGCGCCCTCGGCGGATGCGTCGGGTTCCTCTGGTGGAACGCCCACCCGGCCCGGATCTTCATGGGGGACTCCGGCTCGCTGGCGCTCGGCGGTCTGATCGCCGGTCTGTCGATCCTGTCCAAGACCGAACTCCTGACCGTCGTCATCGCCGGCCTGGCCGTGGTCGAGATGCTGTCGGTGGTCGTGCAGATCGCGGTCTACAAGACCCGGAAGGTACGGGTCTTCAAGATGGCACCCTTCCACCACCACTTCGAGGTCGGGGGCTGGACCGAGACGACCGTGATGGTGCGGTTCTGGCTGCTGGCCGCCATGTCGGCGGCGCTCGGCGCGGCCCTGTTCTACACGGACTGGCTGAGCCGTACCGGTGGCTGAGCAGGGGACCCGACCACCGGCACTTCCCGCGGCCGGGGACCTGGTCGTGGTCGCCGGCGGTGGCGTCTCCGGGATCGCCGTCATCCGGTATCTCGTCGGCCTGGGCGCGCGGGTGCTGGTGACGGCCGATCGGGTCGCGCCGATCCTCCCGCCCGATCTGCTGCCGTCCGTGCGCTCCGGCGCGGTGGAGGTGGTCGCCGATCTGGCGTCGCCGCCGCCGGGCACCGCACTGCTCGTCACCTCCCCCGGCTTCCCGCCGGCCACGCCGCTGCTGGTCGCGGCGGCCGCGGGTGGGGTGGAGGTGATCGGTGAGATCGAGTTGGCCTGGCGCCTGGACCGAGCCGGGACCGACCCCCG is from Nakamurella sp. PAMC28650 and encodes:
- the murF gene encoding UDP-N-acetylmuramoyl-tripeptide--D-alanyl-D-alanine ligase produces the protein MIGLTIREIAAAIGVPVPVEVADTVVTSVEFDTRKVVPGALFVALVGERVDGHSFVAAAAAAGAVAVLGSARLPGRELPLLEVDDNDAVLQALSEIARVSVAQLVAEHGLAVIGVTGSAGKTSTKDMIASVLRAGFGGDSVVAPPESFNNELGHPYTALRAGPGTRFLVLELSARGIGHIAALAAIAPPRIGAVLNVGTAHMGEFGSVAAIAQAKGELVEALPAAADGGVAILNADDPRVLAMADRTTAEVVTVGTGAGATVRAEDVVTDSGARAHFQLVTPEGSASVALGVVGAHQVSNALAAAAVGRAVGMAVAQVASALTEARALSRWRMEITERADGVTVVNDSYNANPDSMKAALQALAVIGEHRRTWAVLGEMAELGPLSRPAHDEIGRLAVRLGVDRLIVVGQSARALHLGAHLEGSWGGESEIVDDVPAVLAVLARDLEAGDVVLIKASRSVGLDRVATALLTPAATTGAVPTGAGPTSEQEMT
- the rsmH gene encoding 16S rRNA (cytosine(1402)-N(4))-methyltransferase RsmH, giving the protein MVDRDSPPGDSPAGDEAGRIHLPVLAARITSLLLPAFETTENPVFVDGTLGMGGHTLLLLAAHPTLRVIGIDRDPAALEIAGTRIAAAGFTDRVELVHATNDKVAQAVRRRAKGGVQGVLFDLGVSSLQLDLADRGFAYSVDAPLDMRMDPTTGVTAAEVLNTYTPGDLARVLSRYGEEKFAKKIAYAIVRERAKEPFRTSARLVELLYAEIPAPARRTGGHPAKRTFQALRIEVNDELGVLTAAVPGALDALAVGGRIVVMSFQSLEDRIVKHAIAPGTRSTAPVDLPVDLPGHEPRFRWLTRGSETPTDFEISENPRAASARLRAAERVRKATG
- a CDS encoding UDP-N-acetylmuramoyl-L-alanyl-D-glutamate--2,6-diaminopimelate ligase: MSTSPSPAAGGLRPNAVVGVPLGALARLAGVEPSALVGSAGSADRTVTGITLRAQAVRPGDMFAALPGTRVHGAVFAGDAVRAGATSILTDRAGLAAIRSGSPDAGSSETGPSDAGRAETGSADPGPAVPVLVVEDARSVLGAVSSSIYGDPSSALAVIGVTGTSGKTTTGYLLEAALSAQGHRTGLVGTVQTRIAGVASRSQLTTPEAPDLQGLFALMVEQGVDAVAMEVSSHALSLGRVAGTRFEVGAFTNLSQDHLDFHPDMESYFQAKALLFDGRARAGVIDIDDHYGRRLARMHPDAVTVSAAGDAEAGWSVTDVVAFSAGHQRFTVRRPSGEGLEVELALPGRFNVSNAVVALACVDAAGRDVEVAAAALTDVVVPGRMERVDGGQGFLVVVDYAHKPAALSAVLEAISAGLTGRLIVVVGAGGDRDTGKRPVMGEVAARLSDLLIVTDDNPRSESPASIRAAILLGTKGNHGRPRGGKVQVVEIGDRHEAIRTAIAASRPGDAVVIAGKGHEQGQDVGGVVHPFSDRAEVQAALAELGFGSAADANLSRPTGGDRR
- the mraY gene encoding phospho-N-acetylmuramoyl-pentapeptide-transferase; translation: MKSILIAAVVGLVVSILLTPYLIKVFSRQGFGQEIRDDGPQTHLKKRGTPTMGGTAIIIAMWAGYIVSIGVQMAGGGAGPTASGWLLLYLTTGLGTVGLLDDYIKIRRQRSLGLNKRAKLIGQTFIAVSYGVLALMFKNGKGLAPASEHLSYARDLKFITFGAIGFVVFAILVIAAWSNAVNFTDGLDGLAAGSSVMVLGTYVFICFYQFRNACPIPGITSDMTAAALNGCYSVRDPLDIAVVAAGALGGCVGFLWWNAHPARIFMGDSGSLALGGLIAGLSILSKTELLTVVIAGLAVVEMLSVVVQIAVYKTRKVRVFKMAPFHHHFEVGGWTETTVMVRFWLLAAMSAALGAALFYTDWLSRTGG
- a CDS encoding penicillin-binding protein 2; this translates as MTVGRPADAGDLRRGQRPPPATRERDRPSAARGETGARPRPRPQPAPVGRQRKSVSQRGRRTRRDSGARVNVKMRTRAALIVVVTLLAIALGKLVTIQTFDAKALAATGLQQNQHKYVLRAERGSITDRNGAPLAFSIEGRAIAAHPSFFQNDAQRSKVADILVAALGSTVNRADLMTRMMSKNKYVYLARSVMPALADSVMAKIAKVLVDKKADPEVQNRLANAVATEVQDIRSEPDGALAASVVGSTGWNGFTETTFGQAGVESKFNALLSGRNGSRLVQVDSAGIAIPNTATDVTPAVDGTSIKLSIDQDLQYSAEQMLTAQVQASQAKGGCAIVKGISDGQIYAMTCSYTGKTAAQIGNPAVTTPFEPGSVNKVVTFAAALESGLIDPKTQFSVDGQISIGGRNIHDAWVHSPIRMTATGILAKSSNVGTLMIAQKVGPTAFARELGKYGLGKKTGIELPGESAGSYPAQSQWSATSFANLPIGQGVSMTLLQLVDMYQAIGNKGVMVAPTIIAGTTKNGVYTPSRIRSTTQVMKPATASTLLDMLRGTVQSGDYDHKGTGTSAAIIGYQVAGKTGTAQQVDPVTHAYSSTLTNATFAGVVPADNPRYAIAIMLDAPVNGSEGGDSAAPLFHRIASYAMREADVAPSASPAPIYDLYLQ
- the mraZ gene encoding division/cell wall cluster transcriptional repressor MraZ, translating into MAYNGFLGTFTPRMDDKGRVTLPARYREAFAPGIMLVRGQDHCLFLFTPEGFEDFAEEAINASVTDERARGFQRYMLSNTDDQRPDTQGRISIPARMREYAGLTKDVVIAGVGKRMEVWDAAEWARYEAAQEAGYASPAKDLLIQT